A genomic window from Cyanobacteriota bacterium includes:
- a CDS encoding DUF933 domain-containing protein, which translates to EEELLIKPLGLLTRKSVIYAANVLENDLATGNTWVEQVKAIAASEGSQVVVVSAQVESELIDLSAEERAEFLASLGVSEGGLKSLIRATYDLLGLRTYFTTGPKETRAWTIRAGMSAPQAAGVIHTDFERGFIRAETVAYNDLVASGSMSAAREKGLVRSEGKDYIVQEGDVMLFRFNV; encoded by the coding sequence GAGGAAGAGCTGTTGATTAAGCCGTTAGGATTGCTGACCCGTAAATCAGTCATCTACGCAGCTAATGTTTTGGAAAATGACTTAGCAACTGGAAATACATGGGTTGAGCAGGTAAAGGCGATCGCAGCATCAGAAGGATCCCAAGTTGTGGTAGTGTCAGCCCAGGTAGAATCAGAGCTAATTGATTTGTCTGCGGAAGAGCGGGCCGAGTTTTTAGCGTCGTTGGGTGTGAGTGAAGGCGGCCTGAAATCTTTGATTCGTGCTACCTATGATTTGCTCGGCTTACGAACCTATTTCACAACCGGGCCAAAGGAAACTCGCGCTTGGACGATTCGGGCGGGGATGTCGGCTCCTCAGGCGGCTGGTGTGATCCATACAGATTTTGAGCGAGGCTTCATTCGGGCAGAGACAGTTGCCTACAACGATTTGGTAGCATCTGGCTCCATGAGTGCAGCTAGAGAAAAGGGGCTGGTGCGGAGTGAGGGCAAAGATTATATTGTCCAAGAGGG